One segment of Thermodesulfovibrio sp. 3907-1M DNA contains the following:
- a CDS encoding flagellin has protein sequence MALRINFNAEATVTHTALLQNERAMNKSLLRISTGQRILSAADDAAGLFIADQLATVGAALDQGNRNIQTGISALQIAEANVGQIVDKLQTIYTKAQSAANDINDPNARAALQSDIRNLVDAIQKIATDTEYNGIKLLDGTFANKVIHYGPRADQTITTSITNVKASNIGAYVVQGSGQVTSSATTAYASLITGNWQYDASADTVTVAGVSLTGSSYLSYTGAVDAKAIANAINNNSTLQAAGISARATNTSTASTQFSNIQAGTNQSATIRFYVGSNTNSASAIAVTVNSGETLTLDQLVSQINTQASTLGLNITASNSGNKLVLTTTGETIGVEVISTATGSATAGPSVDLSTLLQGASGTVAYSGTAAGSTTGSAVRVGNLTIAGTDAYNYNFTGISTATAGLGVAATGNGSFYNLNSIDVTTNSGAELAIDIANTAIKKVDRVRTQIGSVINNLQAIWDGQKTSYDNTKEAENVIRNTDFAAEMSTFTTMQIRMQAGIAMLAQANALPQLVLQLLR, from the coding sequence ATGGCATTAAGAATTAACTTCAATGCAGAAGCAACAGTAACACACACAGCCCTTTTACAGAACGAAAGGGCAATGAACAAGTCCCTTTTAAGAATCTCCACAGGTCAGAGAATCTTAAGCGCAGCTGACGATGCAGCAGGTCTGTTTATTGCAGACCAGCTTGCAACAGTTGGCGCAGCACTGGATCAGGGTAATCGCAATATTCAGACTGGTATAAGTGCACTTCAGATTGCAGAAGCAAATGTAGGCCAGATTGTTGACAAGCTTCAGACAATCTACACGAAGGCACAGTCTGCTGCAAATGACATCAACGATCCGAACGCTCGTGCAGCACTTCAGAGTGATATTAGAAATCTCGTTGATGCTATTCAAAAAATAGCCACAGATACAGAGTACAACGGAATCAAACTTCTTGATGGAACATTTGCAAACAAGGTTATTCATTATGGACCAAGAGCAGACCAGACAATTACAACAAGCATTACAAATGTAAAAGCCTCAAACATCGGTGCATATGTAGTTCAGGGAAGTGGTCAGGTTACATCAAGTGCTACAACAGCCTACGCAAGCTTGATCACGGGAAACTGGCAGTATGATGCATCTGCTGATACAGTGACTGTAGCTGGTGTAAGTCTTACAGGTTCGTCATATCTTAGCTATACTGGTGCAGTTGATGCAAAGGCAATAGCAAATGCAATAAACAATAACTCTACATTACAGGCAGCAGGAATTTCTGCAAGAGCAACAAATACCTCTACAGCAAGCACACAATTCAGCAATATTCAGGCAGGAACAAACCAGTCTGCTACTATACGATTTTATGTAGGCAGTAATACTAATTCTGCAAGTGCAATTGCTGTTACAGTAAATTCTGGAGAAACTCTTACTCTTGATCAGCTTGTCTCTCAGATAAACACACAGGCTTCAACCCTGGGTCTTAATATAACAGCTTCCAACTCAGGAAATAAGCTTGTCCTTACAACAACTGGAGAAACAATAGGAGTAGAGGTTATATCAACAGCTACTGGTTCTGCTACTGCAGGACCTTCTGTTGATCTTTCCACGCTTCTTCAGGGTGCCTCAGGAACAGTAGCTTACAGTGGAACAGCAGCTGGCTCAACTACAGGCTCTGCTGTTAGAGTTGGTAATCTGACAATTGCTGGAACAGATGCATATAACTACAATTTCACCGGTATAAGCACTGCTACTGCAGGACTCGGAGTTGCAGCTACAGGTAATGGAAGCTTCTATAATCTCAACAGTATTGATGTAACAACCAATTCTGGAGCTGAGCTTGCAATTGATATTGCAAATACTGCAATTAAAAAGGTTGACAGAGTCCGTACCCAGATTGGTTCTGTGATCAACAATCTCCAGGCAATATGGGATGGACAGAAAACATCCTACGATAACACAAAGGAAGCTGAAAATGTCATCCGTAACACAGACTTTGCAGCTGAGATGAGCACATTTACAACAATGCAGATAAGAATGCAGGCAGGTATAGCAATGCTTGCTCAGGCAAATGCTCTGCCTCAGCTTGTGCTTCAGCTTCTGAGATAA
- a CDS encoding flagellar protein FlaG, translated as MRVDGIEKDNIIINPYRQTEADIMNLQNPLHIQANINLQTNINRANNQNAIDQSQNTQKVTISQEELNKMMDEIRHKFSMLEKYLQIDIDQQLQMPISKIIDMRTEEVIRQIPPEWIVEILKRMEELRGVFYSREV; from the coding sequence ATGAGGGTGGATGGAATAGAAAAAGACAATATAATAATAAATCCCTATAGACAGACAGAAGCAGACATTATGAATTTGCAGAATCCTCTACACATCCAGGCAAATATAAATCTCCAGACAAATATAAACAGAGCTAACAACCAGAATGCTATTGACCAGAGTCAGAACACACAGAAAGTAACAATATCGCAGGAAGAATTAAACAAAATGATGGACGAAATCAGGCATAAATTCAGTATGCTTGAAAAGTATTTACAGATAGACATAGACCAGCAACTTCAGATGCCAATTTCAAAGATTATTGATATGAGAACAGAGGAAGTGATCCGTCAGATTCCACCCGAATGGATTGTGGAGATTTTAAAAAGAATGGAAGAATTAAGAGGAGTATTTTACTCCAGGGAGGTATAA
- the fliD gene encoding flagellar filament capping protein FliD, with amino-acid sequence MADLYISGLTGTLDTGAIIDKLMQIKQQPITELTQKKALFQAKASSLTNLYGALNDIQSFLSSLNIDSIFNTKKATTSDTTVLEATATSDTPDLTMNITVNKLAQTEMRNTTLGLSSLTSTFSSSGTLTLKYWTDNSNYVTYSINYSAGQTLQDLVNSINSAQNDIKASVYYTGTDYRLLLTEANPANSTKETNTATSSYVIEATGLPSELGSLDSPIQNAQNASITIGSSTTPVTSPTNTFTGLLTGLNVTVKKTGSATLTVSEDYSQVSSTLNSFANYYNSVISLVNSMTAKGAQFQGDSAIITIKTGFSRLLDPLISAGLINYSDKDGTISINSDAVQSLQSSDPDKLKNIMNTIKNSFSTSLTGWASAIKTYEAQEESQINSIDDKISSMQEYLAKYEERLRQEYAQLESFVYQMNQINTKLQDFMTTLSEMTKGGSK; translated from the coding sequence ATGGCTGATTTATACATTTCAGGACTTACAGGAACACTTGATACAGGAGCAATAATTGACAAGCTCATGCAGATAAAGCAGCAGCCTATAACAGAGCTTACTCAGAAAAAAGCATTGTTTCAGGCAAAGGCATCAAGCCTTACTAATCTTTATGGTGCACTCAATGATATACAGAGTTTTCTCAGCAGTCTTAACATAGACAGCATCTTTAATACAAAAAAAGCAACTACCTCAGATACAACGGTTCTGGAAGCAACAGCCACATCAGACACTCCAGACCTTACAATGAATATAACAGTAAATAAGCTTGCTCAGACAGAAATGAGAAACACCACGCTTGGTTTAAGCTCCCTGACCAGCACATTTTCCTCATCAGGAACATTAACACTTAAATACTGGACTGATAACTCAAACTATGTAACATACAGTATAAATTACTCTGCAGGGCAAACGCTTCAGGATCTCGTAAACAGTATAAATTCAGCTCAAAACGACATCAAAGCCTCAGTTTACTATACTGGAACAGACTATAGGCTATTACTCACAGAAGCAAATCCTGCAAACTCAACAAAGGAAACAAATACAGCCACTTCTTCCTATGTTATTGAAGCAACTGGGCTTCCTTCAGAGCTTGGTAGCCTTGACAGTCCGATTCAAAACGCACAGAATGCATCAATAACCATAGGAAGCTCAACAACTCCTGTAACAAGCCCAACAAATACATTTACAGGACTGCTTACAGGACTTAATGTTACAGTAAAAAAGACAGGTTCTGCCACATTAACAGTAAGTGAAGACTACTCACAGGTAAGCAGCACTCTTAATAGCTTTGCAAATTATTATAATTCAGTTATATCTCTTGTAAACTCAATGACTGCTAAAGGTGCGCAGTTTCAGGGCGACAGTGCAATTATAACAATCAAAACAGGATTTTCAAGGCTACTTGATCCTCTTATCAGTGCTGGTTTAATAAATTACTCTGACAAAGATGGAACAATTTCGATAAACAGCGATGCAGTTCAATCTTTGCAATCATCAGATCCTGATAAGTTAAAAAACATTATGAACACAATAAAAAACTCATTCAGCACTTCACTTACTGGATGGGCTTCTGCCATAAAAACATATGAAGCTCAGGAAGAATCCCAAATTAATTCAATTGATGACAAAATATCCAGCATGCAGGAGTATCTTGCAAAATACGAAGAGAGACTTAGGCAGGAGTATGCCCAGCTTGAATCATTTGTATACCAGATGAATCAAATAAATACAAAACTTCAGGACTTTATGACAACACTTTCAGAAATGACAAAGGGAGGTAGTAAATGA
- the fliS gene encoding flagellar export chaperone FliS codes for MNYVDAYLQSRVMGADALELITMLYERTIVSLNIAKDSIIKGIDDPELVKKKATELNRATDIMYYLNDILDRQRGGEIAEKLSIIYTTIAGELVRANLFNDVETISKCIEILENLKAAWEDVKKQLKESTYEKEKLCATAF; via the coding sequence ATGAACTATGTAGATGCCTATTTACAGAGCAGAGTTATGGGAGCAGATGCTCTTGAGCTTATAACAATGCTTTATGAAAGAACAATTGTTTCCCTCAATATTGCAAAGGATTCAATAATTAAAGGGATTGATGACCCAGAACTCGTAAAGAAAAAGGCTACTGAACTGAACAGAGCAACTGATATAATGTATTATCTCAATGATATTCTTGACAGACAGCGGGGTGGAGAAATTGCTGAAAAATTAAGTATAATTTATACAACAATAGCAGGAGAGCTTGTAAGGGCAAACTTATTTAACGATGTTGAGACAATCTCAAAATGCATAGAAATTTTAGAGAATCTCAAGGCAGCATGGGAAGATGTAAAAAAACAGTTAAAGGAATCAACGTATGAAAAAGAAAAACTCTGTGCAACAGCCTTCTAA